In Virgibacillus sp. NKC19-16, a single genomic region encodes these proteins:
- the thrC gene encoding threonine synthase codes for MWPGLLKHYKSNLPVTKETPELSLQEGNTPLIHFPALSAELGIELYGKVEGVNPTGSFKDRGMVVAVAKAMEEGSKSVICASTGNTSASAAAYAARAGLKAIIVIPKGKIALGKLAQAVMYGAEIVEIEGNFDEALKIVRKLSEKSSITLVNSVNPYRLEGQKTAAFEVCDQLGSAPDILAIPVGNAGNISAYWKGFKEYHQEKQTGLPKMFGFEAEGAAAIVNNNVFPNPETIATAIRIGNPASWELAVNARDESNGKINAVSDEEIANAFKLLARKEGVFAEPGSSASIAGLIQQLEKGNIEKGSKVVAVLTGNGLKDPQTAIDQLEIDPVTLPNDEKAVMDYLENKVEA; via the coding sequence ATGTGGCCGGGACTACTGAAACACTATAAATCAAATCTTCCTGTTACAAAAGAGACACCCGAACTATCCCTACAGGAAGGAAATACACCACTTATTCATTTTCCAGCTTTATCAGCGGAATTAGGGATAGAGCTGTACGGGAAAGTGGAAGGTGTTAATCCAACAGGTTCATTTAAAGACAGAGGAATGGTCGTAGCCGTTGCAAAAGCAATGGAGGAAGGAAGCAAATCGGTTATTTGTGCATCAACTGGTAATACCTCTGCCTCAGCAGCGGCATATGCCGCAAGAGCAGGACTCAAAGCAATTATTGTCATTCCAAAAGGGAAAATCGCACTCGGCAAACTAGCCCAGGCGGTAATGTACGGTGCTGAAATCGTTGAGATCGAAGGGAATTTTGACGAAGCCTTAAAGATAGTCCGGAAGTTAAGTGAAAAATCTTCCATTACACTCGTTAACTCTGTGAACCCATACCGCTTGGAAGGGCAAAAAACAGCAGCATTTGAAGTTTGTGATCAGCTTGGGTCAGCTCCTGACATACTCGCTATCCCAGTCGGCAATGCAGGGAATATCAGTGCCTATTGGAAAGGGTTCAAGGAATATCATCAAGAAAAGCAAACAGGACTTCCGAAAATGTTCGGTTTTGAAGCAGAAGGTGCTGCAGCCATTGTAAACAATAATGTATTTCCTAATCCGGAAACAATCGCAACAGCTATCCGTATCGGAAATCCGGCAAGCTGGGAACTCGCGGTTAACGCTAGAGACGAATCAAATGGAAAGATTAACGCTGTTTCGGATGAAGAAATAGCAAATGCTTTTAAACTTCTAGCAAGAAAAGAAGGTGTTTTTGCAGAGCCAGGTTCCTCTGCTTCGATTGCAGGCCTTATCCAGCAACTTGAAAAGGGCAACATCGAAAAGGGAAGTAAGGTTGTAGCAGTACTTACTGGAAATGGATTAAAGGATCCACAGACAGCCATCGACCAACTGGAGATAGATCCTGTAACACTACCAAATGATGAAAAAGCCGTGATGGATTATTTAGAAAACAAGGTGGAAGCATGA
- a CDS encoding homoserine dehydrogenase, with translation MGNKISVGLLGFGVVGSGVVQIIENYQAKLIHQLGTEVHVKSILVRDPEKSRAVDVDHTHITTNPDAILNDPEIDVIIEVMGGIDEAREHILKAFSAKKHVVTANKDLVALHGPELQDAASQNKCDFFYEASVAGGIPILRGITGGLSADRIQQVMGIVNGTTNYILTKMDNEGMSYEDALQEAQELGFAEADPTSDVEGLDAARKMAILGRLAFSTDIELEEVEVSGIKNLALEDLQYGDQLGYTMKLIGFAKCHDKEVEVSVEPTLLSKEHPLADVKNEYNAVYVYGEAVGETMFYGPGAGSLPTATAVMSDVVEVIRNVRLGVNGKSVTEPQFKKELKTPDHRFGQYYMRLHVKDEAGVFSNISSLFHELDISFKRILQNPIKKHEVAEIVLVTHQTSLGNFNQALNQLHQLRDVLDVKSYYKVEGDVEHVAGTTETL, from the coding sequence TTGGGAAATAAAATATCTGTCGGTCTATTAGGCTTTGGAGTTGTTGGGTCAGGAGTTGTGCAAATTATTGAAAATTATCAAGCAAAACTTATTCATCAACTCGGAACAGAAGTTCATGTAAAAAGTATTTTAGTACGCGATCCTGAAAAGTCTCGAGCTGTGGATGTAGATCATACGCATATCACCACCAATCCGGACGCTATTTTAAATGACCCGGAAATCGATGTTATTATTGAAGTAATGGGCGGAATTGATGAGGCAAGAGAGCATATTTTGAAGGCTTTTTCAGCAAAAAAACATGTTGTAACCGCAAATAAAGACTTGGTTGCCTTACATGGCCCCGAACTTCAGGACGCGGCAAGTCAAAATAAATGTGACTTTTTTTATGAAGCAAGTGTCGCTGGAGGCATTCCCATTTTAAGAGGAATAACCGGCGGGCTTTCAGCTGATCGCATTCAGCAAGTTATGGGAATTGTAAATGGAACAACGAATTATATTTTAACAAAAATGGACAACGAAGGTATGTCTTATGAGGATGCCCTTCAAGAAGCGCAGGAACTTGGATTTGCGGAAGCTGACCCCACTTCAGACGTAGAAGGTTTAGATGCCGCCAGAAAAATGGCCATCTTGGGAAGACTTGCCTTTTCCACTGATATCGAACTGGAAGAAGTAGAAGTCTCCGGGATTAAAAATCTTGCGTTAGAAGATCTGCAATATGGGGATCAACTTGGCTACACGATGAAATTAATCGGTTTTGCAAAATGCCACGACAAGGAAGTGGAAGTAAGTGTAGAGCCAACACTTCTATCTAAAGAACATCCTTTAGCAGATGTAAAAAATGAATACAACGCCGTATATGTATATGGTGAAGCTGTCGGCGAGACAATGTTTTACGGCCCAGGCGCAGGGAGCCTGCCAACGGCTACTGCTGTCATGTCTGATGTAGTTGAAGTCATTCGAAATGTTCGGTTAGGTGTAAACGGAAAATCCGTCACGGAGCCTCAATTTAAAAAGGAATTAAAAACACCGGACCATCGCTTTGGACAGTATTATATGAGATTGCATGTTAAGGACGAAGCAGGTGTATTTTCCAATATTTCTTCCCTATTCCATGAACTCGACATCAGTTTTAAGCGTATTTTACAAAATCCGATTAAGAAACATGAAGTAGCAGAAATCGTTTTGGTGACACATCAAACATCGTTAGGGAATTTTAATCAAGCGTTAAACCAGCTTCATCAATTACGTGATGTACTGGATGTCAAAAGCTATTATAAAGTCGAAGGAGATGTTGAGCATGTGGCCGGGACTACTGAAACACTATAA
- a CDS encoding DUF1269 domain-containing protein: MENIIVTYFNVESEAFQALSEIKHMTTYEDRILFSQVAVLKKNNGVIISKDGFDTGRVTSNDTVKGGLIGSLVGILGGPLGILLGLGVGTLTGAVKDSGDRKDEVSLISTVTKRMQEDDVAIVAVVQEDDEEVYNRVVENYDAINVRYDAGHIEEEIEHAKEVESHLRDQADKEINEERTEKRNEKREGFREKIKRDFEDIKSGFKRDDE, encoded by the coding sequence TTGGAAAATATTATCGTAACCTATTTTAATGTAGAAAGCGAAGCGTTTCAGGCCCTGTCGGAAATTAAACACATGACAACGTATGAGGATCGCATACTTTTTTCCCAGGTTGCAGTACTGAAAAAGAATAATGGAGTCATCATTTCTAAGGATGGTTTTGATACAGGCAGAGTCACCTCTAATGATACTGTTAAAGGTGGGCTCATCGGTTCCTTGGTCGGCATTCTTGGCGGCCCGCTCGGCATTCTTCTCGGACTTGGTGTCGGTACCCTCACCGGCGCGGTTAAGGATTCCGGCGACCGTAAAGACGAAGTCAGTCTTATTTCTACCGTTACAAAGAGAATGCAGGAAGACGACGTTGCCATTGTAGCTGTGGTCCAGGAGGATGATGAAGAAGTCTATAACCGTGTGGTCGAAAATTATGACGCAATCAATGTCCGTTATGATGCCGGTCATATCGAAGAAGAAATTGAGCATGCAAAAGAAGTGGAAAGTCACCTTCGAGATCAGGCTGATAAAGAAATAAATGAAGAACGAACAGAAAAAAGAAATGAAAAACGGGAAGGGTTTAGAGAGAAAATCAAACGGGACTTTGAGGATATCAAATCCGGTTTTAAGAGAGATGATGAATAA
- a CDS encoding MFS transporter yields MDKRVYLLTIVSFVVGMVELIIGGILDLVAVDLDVSLGQAGLLITIFSLIFAIAAPILLIVTAKIERKRLTLISLLVFLLGNIVSAISPSYSVLFMGRIITALSGSLLIILCLTMAANIVKPAYRGRAIGIVTMGVSGSLVLGVPIGLMLGNVFGWRAPFVFIAVLTLFSITGVYFLMEKVAPKPSVPLRKQLATLKNRKIFFAHLTTFLFLAGHATLYTYLTPFAKTTMGLEGTWVSVIYLIFGIAAVSGGAIGGTLSDQIGSKRMILTAMVLFGIAIFSITYTTFALPIFLVSLVFWGMGNWAITPAMQSYLIETSPETSDIQQSLSNSALHFGIAFGSFVGGIVVEQASVEVTPIFGGLFVIIALVSVFISMAKSRSKENA; encoded by the coding sequence ATGGATAAACGTGTATATTTGCTGACAATTGTCTCGTTTGTTGTTGGGATGGTTGAATTAATTATTGGTGGGATATTGGATTTAGTTGCAGTCGATTTAGATGTGAGCCTCGGACAGGCTGGACTTTTAATCACTATTTTTTCGTTGATTTTCGCAATTGCAGCTCCAATCCTATTAATTGTAACAGCTAAAATAGAACGGAAGCGACTAACATTAATTTCTTTACTCGTATTTTTACTGGGGAATATTGTCTCGGCTATTAGTCCCTCGTATAGCGTACTCTTTATGGGACGAATCATTACAGCGTTGAGTGGATCCCTGCTTATCATTCTTTGTTTAACCATGGCTGCTAATATTGTCAAACCGGCATATCGCGGACGTGCAATTGGAATCGTCACGATGGGAGTCAGTGGCTCGCTTGTACTAGGTGTTCCTATTGGATTGATGCTGGGAAATGTCTTTGGCTGGCGAGCGCCGTTTGTATTCATTGCGGTATTAACACTCTTTTCTATCACTGGTGTATATTTCCTGATGGAAAAGGTTGCTCCTAAACCGTCGGTCCCGCTTCGAAAACAGTTAGCAACACTTAAAAACCGGAAAATATTCTTTGCTCACCTGACCACATTTCTGTTCTTAGCAGGACATGCAACGTTATACACCTACCTAACCCCTTTTGCCAAAACGACAATGGGACTTGAAGGTACGTGGGTGAGTGTTATCTACCTCATCTTCGGGATAGCTGCCGTAAGTGGAGGCGCGATTGGTGGTACATTATCCGATCAAATTGGATCAAAACGTATGATTCTAACAGCAATGGTTCTTTTTGGCATAGCGATTTTTTCCATTACCTACACAACGTTTGCTTTACCGATATTCTTAGTGTCATTGGTCTTTTGGGGGATGGGGAACTGGGCAATCACACCAGCCATGCAAAGCTACCTGATTGAAACTTCCCCTGAAACATCCGATATTCAACAGAGCCTAAGCAACTCGGCATTGCATTTCGGAATCGCATTTGGTTCTTTTGTTGGTGGTATCGTAGTTGAACAAGCTTCCGTTGAAGTAACTCCAATTTTCGGCGGGTTGTTCGTGATTATTGCGCTTGTCTCCGTGTTCATTTCCATGGCAAAAAGTAGAAGCAAGGAAAATGCATAA